A portion of the Epinephelus moara isolate mb chromosome 4, YSFRI_EMoa_1.0, whole genome shotgun sequence genome contains these proteins:
- the LOC126388652 gene encoding fucolectin-like yields MANSAPGTNIARHGKATQSSVRLNGPPEKAIDGDRASIWNEGSCTHTNRESRPWWRLDLLRTYKINTVTITNRGDCCHDRLNGAEIRIGKSLNDNGNANPRCAVIQSIPAGASTTFVCNGIPAGASTTFVCNGMEGQYVNIVIPGRIECLTLCEVEVTGTE; encoded by the exons atggcgaacagtgcaccag GTACTAATATTGCTAGACATGGAAAAGCAACTCAGTCCTCCGTTAGGTTGAATGGCCCCCCCGAAAAGGCAATTGATGGAGATCGGGCAAGCATCTGGAATGAAGGGTCCTGCACCCACACAAACCGCGAAAGCAGACCATGGTGGAGACTGGACCTCCTGAGGACATATAAGATTAACACTGTCACCATCACCAACAGAGGAGATTGTTGCCACGATCGGCTTAATGGTGCTGAGATCCGCATTGGAAAGTCCCTCAATGACAATGGCAATGCTAATCCCAG gTGTGCTGTTATCCAGTCTATCCCAGCTGGGGCCTCCACAACTTTTGTGTGTAATGGAATCCCAGCTGGGGCCTCCACAACTTTTGTGTGTAATGGAATGGAGGGCCAGTATGTGAACATTGTGATTCCTGGAAGAATAGAATGTCTGACACTGTGTGAGGTGGAGGTCACCGGGACAGAATGA